A part of Anolis sagrei isolate rAnoSag1 chromosome 3, rAnoSag1.mat, whole genome shotgun sequence genomic DNA contains:
- the RGR gene encoding RPE-retinal G protein-coupled receptor isoform X2: MATSHPLPEGFTELEVFGFGTVMMAEALLGFSLNMLTIVSFWKIRELRTPGNFLVFNLALSDCGICLNAFIAAFSSFLRYWPYGSDGCQIHGFHGFLTALTSISSAAAVAWDRHHQYCTRSKLQWGSVVPMAIFLWCFSGFWAAMPLLGWGEYDYEPLRTCCTLDYTKGDRNYITYLIPLALFNFMIPVFIMLTAYQSIDHKFKKTGQFKFNTGLPVKSLVICWGPYSLLCFYAAVESTTFISPKILMIPAVIAKTSPAANALIYALGNENYRGGIWQFLTGQKIEKAEVDNKTK; encoded by the exons ATGGCAACATCACACCCTCTTCCTGAAGGTTTCACTGAACTTGAAGTATTTGGTTTTGGCACAGTGATGATGGCAGAAG caTTGCTTGGCTTCTCTTTGAACATGTTGACCATTGTCTCTTTCTGGAAAATCAGAGAACTTCGAACTCCTGGTAACTTTCTGGTTTTCAACCTCGCCTTATCCGACTGTGGGATCTGCCTCAACGCTTTCATTGCAGCGTTTTCTAGTTTTTTAAg GTATTGGCCCTATGGATCAGATGGATGTCAGATTCATGGATTTCATGGTTTTTTAACAGCACTGACAAGCATAAGCTCAGCAGCTGCAGTTGCCTGGGATCGACATCATCAATATTGCACTA GAAGTAAGCTGCAGTGGGGTTCGGTGGTCCCCATGGCAATATTTCTATGGTGTTTTTCTGGTTTTTGGGCTGCAATGCCACTGCTGGGATGGGGTGAATATGACTACGAACCTCTAAGAACCTGCTGTACATTGGACTACACCAAAGGAGACAG AAACTACATCACATATCTTATTCCTCTGGCCCTTTTCAATTTTATGATCCCAGTTTTCATCATGCTAACAGCCTACCAATCCATTGACCACAAATTTAAGAAAACTGGACAGTTCAAG TTTAACACTGGTTTGCCAGTGAAATCTTTGGTCATTTGCTGGGGTCCTTACTCACTTTTATGCTTCTATGCTGCAGTTGAAAGCACGACTTTCATCTCACCCAAAATCTTAATG ATTCCTGCTGTAATTGCCAAAACTTCACCAGCGGCGAATGCCTTAATCTATGCCCTGGGGAATGAGAACTACCGAGGGGGAATATGGCAGTTCCTCACAGGACAGAAGATCGAGAAAGCAGAAGTCGATAACAAAACTAAGTAA
- the RGR gene encoding RPE-retinal G protein-coupled receptor isoform X1: MVTTAYPVPEGFTDLEVFVIGTALLVEALLGFSLNMLTIVSFWKIRELRTPGNFLVFNLALSDCGICLNAFIAAFSSFLRYWPYGSDGCQIHGFHGFLTALTSISSAAAVAWDRHHQYCTRSKLQWGSVVPMAIFLWCFSGFWAAMPLLGWGEYDYEPLRTCCTLDYTKGDRNYITYLIPLALFNFMIPVFIMLTAYQSIDHKFKKTGQFKFNTGLPVKSLVICWGPYSLLCFYAAVESTTFISPKILMIPAVIAKTSPAANALIYALGNENYRGGIWQFLTGQKIEKAEVDNKTK; the protein is encoded by the exons ATGGTTACTACCGCATATCCTGTTCCTGAAGGCTTCACTGACTTAGAAGTGTTTGTCATTGGTACTGCCTTGCTGGTGGAAG caTTGCTTGGCTTCTCTTTGAACATGTTGACCATTGTCTCTTTCTGGAAAATCAGAGAACTTCGAACTCCTGGTAACTTTCTGGTTTTCAACCTCGCCTTATCCGACTGTGGGATCTGCCTCAACGCTTTCATTGCAGCGTTTTCTAGTTTTTTAAg GTATTGGCCCTATGGATCAGATGGATGTCAGATTCATGGATTTCATGGTTTTTTAACAGCACTGACAAGCATAAGCTCAGCAGCTGCAGTTGCCTGGGATCGACATCATCAATATTGCACTA GAAGTAAGCTGCAGTGGGGTTCGGTGGTCCCCATGGCAATATTTCTATGGTGTTTTTCTGGTTTTTGGGCTGCAATGCCACTGCTGGGATGGGGTGAATATGACTACGAACCTCTAAGAACCTGCTGTACATTGGACTACACCAAAGGAGACAG AAACTACATCACATATCTTATTCCTCTGGCCCTTTTCAATTTTATGATCCCAGTTTTCATCATGCTAACAGCCTACCAATCCATTGACCACAAATTTAAGAAAACTGGACAGTTCAAG TTTAACACTGGTTTGCCAGTGAAATCTTTGGTCATTTGCTGGGGTCCTTACTCACTTTTATGCTTCTATGCTGCAGTTGAAAGCACGACTTTCATCTCACCCAAAATCTTAATG ATTCCTGCTGTAATTGCCAAAACTTCACCAGCGGCGAATGCCTTAATCTATGCCCTGGGGAATGAGAACTACCGAGGGGGAATATGGCAGTTCCTCACAGGACAGAAGATCGAGAAAGCAGAAGTCGATAACAAAACTAAGTAA